GGTTACGCGTTGGGCCTGACCGACTGGTTCGGTGCGCCAAGTGGCCCGAGCGGGCTGTGGCAGGGTTTGATCGTTGGCCTGAGTTGCGCGGCGCTGATGCTGTCGATCCGCCTGGCGCGCAGTGCACGCAAGCGGATCCGCATCAGCAAGTCGGCCGGTTAAGCGAGTTTTTTGCGGATCCAGTAGAGGTAGGTGCCCGCCTCTTCGTGCTGGCCGACCAGTTCATGGTCGAGGAACACGCAAAACTTGGGGATATCGCGCCGGGTCGACGGGTCGGTGGCGATCACCTTGAGCAAGCCGCCGGGCACCAGATCACGGATGTGCTGGTGCAGCATCATCACCGGTTCCGGGCAGTTGAGGCCGGTAGCGTCGAGGGTGCCGTCTACCGGCGTATCAAGCATTTCACTCATGATTCACTCCTGAAACTGGCCGGCATTGTCGCGCATTGCCGGGTGTTCGGTCATCTGTCTCATAACACCGCCCCGCCCTTGTGGGAGCGAGGCTTGCCCGCGAAGGCGTCCTTGAAGACGCTAAAAGCTTCGCGGGCAAGCCTCGCTCCCACAAGGTTGGGTGGCGCGCCGCAATACGGGCGCGACTCAGCGGGATTTAGGTTTCTTCACGTCTATCCGGCGCAAATGGCAGGTCACTTCTTCGCGGTCGTGGTACAGCTGTTTGCAGCCGATTTCGACTTTGATCCCGCGCTCCTTGAAGCCTTCGGCAATCCGTTCCAGCAAGCGTTTTACTTCGGCGTAACGCTGTTTCATCGGCAACTTGAGGTTGACCACCGCTTCGCTGCAATGTCCCTCGCCAATCCACTCTTCGAGCATCGCCGCATTACGGGCCGGTTTCTCGACGATGTCGCAGACCATCCAGTCCACTGGCTGACGCGGCTTGAAAGTAAAACCGTCCGCCATCAAATGCTGCACCAGGCCGGTGTCCATCAGGCTTTCGGCCATCGGGCCGTTGTCGATGGCGGTTACCAGCATGCCGCGGTTGACCAGTTGCCAGGTCCAGCCGCCCGGTGCCGCGCCGAGGTCGACGCCGGTCATGTCGCTGTGCAGACGCTCGTCCCACTGATCGCGCGGGATGAAATGGTGCCAGGCCTCTTCCAGCTTCAACGTCGAACGGCTTGGCGCGTCACGCGGAAACTTCAGGCGCGGAATGCCCATTGGCCACATCGCCGAGTTGTTCGACTCAGCCAGACCGACAAACACTTCACGGCCACTTTTGAACGTCAGCAACAGGCGCGGCTTGCTTGCGTCTTCCACCAGTCTGCCGGCAGCCATCAGGGCCTTGCGCAGGTGAACTTCAAACTTCTTGCAGAAGTTCGACAGCTCCTTGCCATCGTTGGTGTCGACCATTTCCAGCCACAGGCTGCCGCACACCGGGAAGTCGGCAATGTGCGCAAGGATCACGCTGATGCGGTCGGTTTCCGGCAGATCGATGAAGATCCCGCGCGCCCATTGGCGCGGGAAGATCAGATCGGCGAAACGCTGGCCACGCATCAGGCGCGCAGCGCCGTCTTCTTCGGTGCAGATGAATTCGGCGCAGGCGCTGGCGGTTTTAGCCTTGGCATAACCGGCCACATTCAGCCGCGCGGCGTGTTCGGAAATCTCGGAACAGACTTCGCCTTCGAAGCCCGGCCGGCAATGCATAAATAGGGTGTTCATTCTTACTCCTGGGCAGATGGCGAGAATTCAGCCACTGCGCGATGCCCAGGCTTGCGTTGAAGCAAAGCCTGTCACGAAAACCGGCGCATGATAGCCGAGTTCGGAACCTTGGACTTGTCGATAGAGTCCAGTTATTAGCCAGCTACTTAAAACAGGGCTAGGTTTAATGCTCTGTCCGTCCCCCAAGTCCGTAGCCGTGCGGACTTAAAGGAGTCATTTCAAATGCCGTCCCTCGATAGCCTGAAAACCCTTAAAACCCTACAAATCGACGACAAGACTTACCACTATTTCAGTCTGCCCGACGCTGCCAAAAGCCTCGGTGACCTCGACAAACTGCCGATGTCGTTGAAAGTCCTGCTGGAAAACCTGCTGCGCTGGGAGGACGCAAAAACCGTCACCGGCGCCGACCTCAAGGCAATTGCCGCGTGGCTCAAGGAGCGTCGCTCCGACCGCGAAATTCAATACCGCCCGGCCCGGGTATTAATGCAGGACTTTACCGGCGTGCCGGCGGTGGTCGACCTCGCCGCCATGCGCGCCGCGATGGCCAAGGCCGGCGGCGACCCGCAGCGGATCAATCCGTTGTCGCCGGTGGACTTGGTGATCGACCACTCAGTGATGGTCGATAAATTCGCCAGTTCCAGCGCCTTCGAACAGAACGTCGACATCGAAATGCAGCGCAACGGCGAGCGTTATGCCTTTTTGCGCTGGGGCCAAAGCGCCTTCGACAACTTCAGCGTGGTGCCACCGGGCACCGGGATTTGCCATCAGGTGAACCTCGAATACCTCGGCCGCACCGTTTGGACCAAGGACGAGGACGGCCGCACGTACGCGTTCCCCGACACCCTGGTCGGCACCGACTCGCACACCACCATGATCAATGGCCTCGGCGTACTCGGCTGGGGTGTCGGCGGGATCGAAGCAGAAGCAGCGATGCTCGGCCAACCGGTGTCGATGCTGATCCCGGAAGTGATCGGTTTCAAACTCACCGGCAAACTCAAGGAAGGCATCACCGCGACTGACCTGGTACTGACCGTCACGCAGATGCTGCGCAAGAAAGGCGTGGTCGGCAAATTCGTCGAATTCTACGGCGACGGCCTCGCTGACCTGCCCCTCGCCGACCGCGCGACCATCGCCAACATGGCCCCGGAATACGGCGCGACGTGCGGCTTCTTCCCGGTCGACGACGTGACGCTGGATTACCTGCGCCTGTCTGGCCGTCCGCCGGAAGTGGTGAAACTGGTCGAGGCTTACACCAAGGCCCAAGGCCTGTGGCGCCTGCCGGGCAAGGAACCGGTTTTCACCGACAGCCTCGAGTTGGACATGG
The window above is part of the Pseudomonas prosekii genome. Proteins encoded here:
- the tusA gene encoding sulfurtransferase TusA; translation: MSEMLDTPVDGTLDATGLNCPEPVMMLHQHIRDLVPGGLLKVIATDPSTRRDIPKFCVFLDHELVGQHEEAGTYLYWIRKKLA
- the rlmM gene encoding 23S rRNA (cytidine(2498)-2'-O)-methyltransferase RlmM, whose product is MNTLFMHCRPGFEGEVCSEISEHAARLNVAGYAKAKTASACAEFICTEEDGAARLMRGQRFADLIFPRQWARGIFIDLPETDRISVILAHIADFPVCGSLWLEMVDTNDGKELSNFCKKFEVHLRKALMAAGRLVEDASKPRLLLTFKSGREVFVGLAESNNSAMWPMGIPRLKFPRDAPSRSTLKLEEAWHHFIPRDQWDERLHSDMTGVDLGAAPGGWTWQLVNRGMLVTAIDNGPMAESLMDTGLVQHLMADGFTFKPRQPVDWMVCDIVEKPARNAAMLEEWIGEGHCSEAVVNLKLPMKQRYAEVKRLLERIAEGFKERGIKVEIGCKQLYHDREEVTCHLRRIDVKKPKSR